In one window of Zingiber officinale cultivar Zhangliang chromosome 11A, Zo_v1.1, whole genome shotgun sequence DNA:
- the LOC122032396 gene encoding putative germin-like protein 2-1 codes for MASDLSLLLIVALVAALSFSQALARDPGALQDFCVADSMSKVIVNGFTCKNPELVKVDDFFLSGLNVPRSTMNKVASNVTLINANIIPGLNTLGISMARVDYAPRGLNPPHIHPRATELQTVLEGSLYVGFITSNPENKLVTKVLNKGDVFVFPQGLIHFQFNLGRTRALAMSFLSSQNPGVITIANTIFGSKPNISDDILSKAFQVDKKTIDWIQSQF; via the exons ATGGCTTCTGATCTTTCCCTCCTGCTTATTGTTGCTCTCGTTGCAGCTTTGTCTTTCTCTCAAGCTTTAGCCCGTGATCCAGGCGCCCTTCAAGACTTCTGTGTTGCAGACAGCATGTCCAAAG TTATTGTGAATGGATTCACTTGCAAGAATCCAGAACTCGTTAAAGTTGACGACTTCTTCTTGTCGGGTCTCAATGTGCCTCGTAGCACCATGAACAAAGTTGCTTCCAATGTGACGCTCATAAATGCAAATATAATTCCCGGCCTCAACACTCTTGGCATCTCCATGGCTCGAGTGGACTATGCCCCCCGCGGTCTCAATCCTCCGCACATCCACCCTCGTGCCACAGAGCTCCAAACAGTGTTGGAAGGCTCGCTCTATGTTGGATTCATAACGTCCAATCCCGAGAACAAGTTGGTGACCAAAGTGCTTAACAAGGGTGATGTGTTCGTATTCCCTCAAGGCCTAATTCACTTCCAGTTCAATCTTGGTAGGACGAGGGCTCTTGCGATGTCATTTCTAAGTAGCCAAAATCCAGGAGTAATCACCATCGCCAACACTATCTTTGGGTCAAAGCCAAACATCTCGGATGATATTCTTTCAAAGGCTTTCCAGGTGGATAAGAAGACTATCGATTGGATCCAATCTCAGTTCTAG